In Streptomyces qaidamensis, one DNA window encodes the following:
- a CDS encoding SGNH/GDSL hydrolase family protein — MKYRRPGRAGIAGLAATAVLTGLIQAAPAFAETSPPDPKPSGNPSSEPPTRVPNPGEKLGKGWKTSADRAVTTAADSGGFKVLVADSKDAYRWRTVASLAEPGMPADTWIGNSCVMDRDHAAVVYAPRTFTNKPDLMQGGAFTAVVDLKSGGVTKLPFTGSLAYFDPSCNPETRTAAFTASRDSKTRLVTVDTSGRTTSDTTVTGQVTSAVPVKDGLVAAHGRHLVHVTPADGKLQRLAAADSVPFDIRPTSKGIAFLDHSGGTARAKLWKGGGTSSTLGSGKLGDLALEQGTEGRAFLTGDTTDAKLTGTAVARLDVPSDSDVSSHGRLAVDPVLMPGVRAGLDRIGNAGKGFTKAEPSSRARTSQDPTGGDPAPPTVTSVATATGEKITQTLADTTSGTGKESFSPALGASGKSGRAPERSGRAAQAPDPHNPVDTDRWCSIPRNDIKQLALQPTPNQVEWAVNMAIRGELRSKWIKQGGWRSGLGTVDPQGLFPAPTLKGKAGARIPAQVLLGVLAQESNLWQAEGGAIPGQMGNPQAAIAGFYGHKGETSEAYWRINWNQSDCGYGVGQVTDGMRLAGLEKPGETSLSPAKQKAVALDYAVNIAASMYILADKWNQVHTAGQTITVNNDDPSKPENWFAALWNYNLGFNENKGDGKPWGLGWYNNPANPSYPASRHPFMSNPRDAAKPQNWPYQEKVMGWSAWSMDTGYSYGSDGRQDWPGESGFSSAGFRPAWWINPGQRDRVKPPLDAFCNTTNNCNSASPPDCPDAKCYEKYWWRGANVTWKANCDADCGNESIKYVTLREEPGRGTRLKHGTPECGAAPAGALIVESVPDNVDTYSSCGSSGTDAGNFQFTFHPNPAATGPGLGPFEAKGDLHQIGGGHGGHFWYTHTRDAAHLGGPGGRMTIDGTWTLGRNVEWARVFAHMPDTGAHTQQAHYVIKGVAGGDRHRYVNTHFSKNTWVELGVYRFTGTPRVELTNTTDDGTADEDVAWDAVAFQPLAGKPKHMVVAMGDSYTSGEGAGAYSPESDRGHGKSSWNACRRSDNSWPRKMKLPGQSAGIGELSNNRSATVDFLDVSCSGAKTSQVTTGDPTPWGDMGNYREKSQIDSGALSADTTLVMLTIGGNDGDNFTEAITDCYVMWGTCDAADYTGRVDQAVTDTGTVIGQIAAAAPNAQIVLMGYPRLVGEQPCVTADFDALNQLADYFRDKQKAKVAELSRTGTRVAFADAIPAFRGHGICEGDEWINRVVAGPNGDGDFHAGDPANQAPCLPWPGENVCASLESFHPKNAGTAGYARVMEQELAGIGYKGS, encoded by the coding sequence TTGAAATATCGCAGACCGGGCCGTGCCGGGATCGCGGGCCTTGCGGCCACCGCGGTCCTGACCGGGCTCATACAAGCCGCGCCGGCGTTCGCCGAGACCAGTCCCCCCGACCCGAAGCCGTCCGGGAATCCGTCGTCCGAGCCGCCGACACGGGTGCCGAATCCCGGCGAGAAGCTGGGGAAGGGCTGGAAGACCTCGGCGGACCGGGCCGTGACCACCGCGGCGGACAGCGGCGGCTTCAAGGTCCTCGTGGCGGACAGCAAGGACGCCTACCGGTGGCGGACCGTCGCCTCGCTGGCCGAGCCCGGCATGCCGGCGGACACGTGGATCGGCAACTCCTGCGTCATGGACCGTGATCACGCCGCGGTCGTGTACGCGCCGCGTACGTTCACGAACAAGCCGGACCTGATGCAGGGCGGCGCGTTCACCGCGGTCGTCGACCTGAAGTCCGGCGGGGTCACGAAGCTGCCGTTCACCGGCTCGCTGGCCTACTTCGACCCGTCGTGCAACCCGGAGACGCGCACGGCGGCCTTCACCGCGTCCCGCGACAGTAAGACCCGGCTCGTCACCGTCGACACCAGCGGCAGGACGACCAGCGACACCACTGTCACGGGACAGGTGACCTCGGCCGTCCCGGTGAAGGACGGCCTCGTCGCCGCCCACGGCCGTCACCTCGTGCACGTCACCCCGGCGGACGGCAAGCTCCAAAGGCTGGCCGCCGCGGACAGCGTGCCGTTCGACATCCGCCCCACCAGCAAGGGGATCGCCTTCCTCGACCACAGTGGCGGCACGGCTCGCGCCAAGCTGTGGAAGGGCGGGGGCACATCGTCGACGCTCGGCTCGGGGAAGCTCGGCGACCTGGCCCTCGAACAGGGAACCGAGGGCCGGGCCTTCCTCACCGGCGACACCACGGACGCGAAGCTCACGGGTACCGCGGTGGCGCGCCTGGACGTTCCGTCGGATTCGGATGTGTCCAGCCACGGCCGACTGGCCGTCGACCCCGTGCTCATGCCCGGCGTGCGGGCGGGCCTGGACCGGATCGGGAACGCGGGTAAGGGTTTCACCAAGGCCGAACCCTCGTCGCGGGCGCGCACGTCCCAGGACCCCACCGGCGGGGACCCCGCGCCGCCGACCGTGACCAGTGTCGCGACCGCGACCGGCGAGAAGATCACCCAGACGCTCGCCGACACCACCAGCGGCACGGGCAAGGAGTCCTTCTCACCCGCCCTGGGCGCGTCCGGCAAGAGCGGGCGGGCGCCCGAGAGGAGCGGGCGGGCGGCACAGGCGCCCGACCCGCACAATCCGGTCGACACGGACCGGTGGTGCTCCATCCCCCGTAACGACATCAAGCAACTCGCGCTGCAGCCCACTCCCAACCAGGTCGAGTGGGCCGTCAACATGGCGATCCGCGGCGAACTCCGGTCCAAGTGGATCAAGCAGGGCGGCTGGCGCTCGGGCCTGGGCACCGTCGATCCGCAGGGGCTGTTCCCGGCCCCGACGCTGAAGGGGAAGGCCGGCGCGCGTATCCCCGCTCAGGTGCTGCTGGGCGTACTCGCCCAGGAGTCGAACCTGTGGCAGGCCGAAGGCGGCGCCATCCCCGGCCAGATGGGCAACCCGCAGGCGGCGATAGCCGGGTTCTACGGGCACAAGGGGGAGACGTCCGAGGCGTACTGGAGGATCAACTGGAACCAGTCGGACTGCGGCTACGGCGTCGGCCAGGTCACCGACGGCATGCGCCTCGCCGGCCTGGAGAAGCCCGGCGAGACCTCTCTGTCCCCGGCGAAGCAGAAGGCCGTTGCTCTGGACTACGCGGTCAACATCGCCGCGTCGATGTACATCCTCGCGGACAAGTGGAACCAGGTGCACACCGCCGGGCAGACCATCACCGTCAACAACGACGACCCGTCGAAGCCGGAGAACTGGTTCGCCGCGCTGTGGAACTACAACCTCGGCTTCAACGAGAACAAGGGCGACGGCAAGCCGTGGGGCCTGGGTTGGTACAACAACCCCGCCAACCCGTCCTACCCGGCCTCGCGGCACCCGTTCATGTCCAACCCGCGGGACGCCGCCAAGCCCCAGAACTGGCCGTACCAGGAGAAGGTGATGGGCTGGTCCGCCTGGTCCATGGACACCGGCTACTCCTACGGCAGCGACGGGCGCCAGGACTGGCCCGGCGAGTCCGGCTTCTCCAGCGCCGGTTTCCGGCCCGCCTGGTGGATCAACCCGGGGCAGCGCGACCGGGTCAAGCCGCCACTGGACGCGTTCTGCAACACCACCAACAACTGCAACTCCGCCAGCCCACCGGACTGTCCGGACGCCAAGTGCTACGAGAAGTACTGGTGGCGCGGCGCGAACGTGACGTGGAAGGCGAACTGCGACGCCGACTGCGGCAACGAGAGCATCAAGTACGTCACGCTGCGCGAGGAGCCGGGTCGCGGCACTCGGCTGAAGCACGGCACGCCGGAGTGCGGCGCCGCTCCCGCAGGGGCGCTGATCGTGGAGTCCGTCCCGGACAACGTCGACACCTACAGTTCCTGCGGATCGTCGGGCACCGACGCCGGGAACTTCCAGTTCACGTTCCATCCCAACCCGGCGGCGACCGGGCCGGGGCTGGGCCCGTTCGAGGCCAAGGGAGACCTGCACCAGATCGGTGGTGGGCACGGCGGCCACTTCTGGTACACGCATACCCGCGACGCCGCTCATCTCGGCGGCCCCGGCGGCCGGATGACCATCGACGGCACCTGGACTCTGGGCCGCAACGTCGAGTGGGCCCGCGTCTTCGCGCACATGCCGGACACCGGGGCGCACACCCAGCAGGCCCACTACGTGATCAAGGGCGTCGCGGGCGGTGACCGCCACCGCTACGTCAACACCCACTTCAGCAAGAACACCTGGGTCGAACTCGGCGTCTACCGCTTCACCGGCACCCCCCGGGTGGAGCTGACCAACACCACCGACGACGGCACCGCGGACGAGGACGTCGCCTGGGACGCCGTCGCCTTCCAGCCACTGGCGGGCAAGCCGAAGCACATGGTCGTCGCCATGGGCGACTCCTACACCTCCGGCGAGGGCGCCGGCGCCTACTCTCCCGAGTCCGACCGGGGCCACGGGAAGAGCAGCTGGAACGCGTGCCGACGCAGCGACAACTCCTGGCCCCGCAAGATGAAGTTGCCCGGCCAGAGCGCCGGCATCGGCGAACTGTCGAACAACAGGAGCGCCACCGTCGACTTCCTGGACGTCAGTTGCTCCGGCGCGAAAACCTCGCAGGTCACCACGGGAGACCCCACACCTTGGGGAGACATGGGCAACTACCGTGAGAAGAGCCAGATCGACTCCGGTGCCCTCAGCGCGGACACCACACTGGTGATGCTGACCATCGGCGGCAACGACGGGGACAACTTCACCGAAGCCATCACGGACTGCTACGTCATGTGGGGGACGTGTGACGCGGCCGACTACACCGGCAGGGTCGACCAGGCGGTCACGGACACCGGGACGGTCATCGGCCAGATCGCGGCCGCGGCGCCGAACGCCCAGATCGTGCTCATGGGCTACCCGCGTCTGGTCGGTGAACAGCCTTGTGTCACGGCCGACTTCGACGCCCTGAACCAGCTGGCCGACTACTTCCGGGACAAGCAGAAGGCCAAGGTGGCGGAGCTGAGCAGGACCGGGACCAGGGTGGCGTTCGCCGATGCGATACCCGCCTTCCGGGGACACGGGATCTGTGAGGGCGACGAGTGGATCAACCGTGTCGTCGCCGGCCCGAACGGTGACGGCGACTTCCACGCCGGTGACCCGGCCAACCAGGCCCCGTGCCTGCCCTGGCCCGGGGAGAACGTCTGTGCCAGCCTGGAGTCGTTCCACCCGAAGAACGCCGGTACCGCGGGCTACGCCCGGGTCATGGAACAGGAACTGGCCGGTATCGGATACAAAGGCAGCTAG
- a CDS encoding L-serine ammonia-lyase yields MAISVFDLFSIGIGPSSSHTVGPMRAAGLFVRRLRNEDLLRSVASVRAELYGSLGATGHGHGTPKAVLLGLEGDSPRTVDVTSADDRVEAIRTGGRLNLLSEHEIAFSFDDDMVLHRRKTLPYHANGMTLRAYDASGAELLTKTYYSVGGGFVVDEDAVGADRIKLDDTVLKYPFRTGDELLRLTEETGLSISALMLENERAWRTEEEIREGLLEIWQVMRDCVARGLSQEGILPGGLKVRRRAANTARKLRSEGDPLALAMEWITLYAMAVNEENAAGGRVVTAPTNGAAGIIPAVLHYYMNFVPGADEEGVVRFLLAAGAIGMLFKENASISGAEVGCQGEVGSACSMAAGALAEVLGGSPEQVENAAEIGMEHNLGLTCDPVGGLVQIPCIERNGMAAVKAVTAARMAMRGDGSHKVSLDKVIKTMKDTGADMSVKYKETARGGLAVNIIEC; encoded by the coding sequence GTGGCCATCTCGGTCTTCGACCTGTTCTCGATCGGCATCGGCCCGTCCAGCTCCCACACCGTCGGCCCGATGCGGGCGGCCGGCCTGTTCGTCCGGCGGCTGCGCAACGAGGATCTCCTGCGGTCCGTCGCCTCGGTCCGCGCGGAGCTGTACGGCTCGCTCGGCGCGACCGGCCACGGCCACGGCACGCCCAAGGCGGTGCTGCTCGGCCTGGAGGGCGACTCGCCCCGCACGGTGGACGTCACGAGCGCCGACGACCGGGTGGAGGCGATCAGGACCGGCGGCCGGCTCAACCTGCTCAGCGAGCACGAGATCGCGTTCTCCTTCGACGACGACATGGTCCTGCACCGCCGCAAGACCCTGCCGTACCACGCGAACGGCATGACGCTCCGGGCGTACGACGCCTCCGGGGCGGAGCTGCTGACGAAGACGTACTACTCGGTCGGCGGCGGTTTCGTGGTCGACGAGGACGCGGTCGGGGCGGACCGCATCAAACTCGACGACACCGTGCTGAAGTACCCCTTCCGCACCGGCGACGAGCTGCTGCGCCTGACCGAGGAGACGGGCCTGTCGATCTCCGCGCTGATGCTGGAGAACGAGCGGGCCTGGCGCACCGAGGAGGAGATCCGCGAAGGCCTGCTGGAGATCTGGCAGGTGATGCGGGACTGCGTGGCGCGCGGACTGTCCCAGGAAGGCATCCTGCCGGGCGGTCTCAAGGTGCGCCGCCGGGCCGCGAACACCGCGCGCAAGCTGCGCTCCGAGGGCGACCCGCTGGCCCTCGCCATGGAGTGGATCACCCTCTACGCCATGGCGGTCAACGAGGAGAACGCCGCCGGCGGCCGGGTCGTCACCGCCCCCACGAACGGCGCGGCCGGCATCATCCCGGCGGTTTTGCACTACTACATGAACTTCGTGCCGGGCGCCGACGAGGAGGGTGTGGTCCGCTTCCTGCTCGCCGCGGGCGCGATCGGCATGCTCTTCAAGGAGAACGCCTCCATCTCCGGCGCCGAGGTCGGCTGCCAGGGCGAGGTCGGCTCCGCCTGCTCCATGGCCGCGGGCGCCCTGGCCGAGGTCCTCGGCGGCTCGCCCGAGCAGGTCGAGAACGCCGCCGAGATCGGCATGGAGCACAACCTCGGCCTCACCTGCGACCCGGTCGGCGGGCTGGTCCAGATCCCCTGCATCGAACGCAACGGCATGGCCGCGGTCAAGGCCGTCACGGCCGCCCGCATGGCGATGCGCGGCGACGGCTCCCACAAGGTGTCCCTGGACAAGGTCATCAAGACGATGAAGGACACCGGCGCGGACATGTCGGTGAAGTACAAGGAGACGGCCCGGGGCGGGCTGGCGGTGAACATCATCGAGTGCTAG
- the glyA gene encoding serine hydroxymethyltransferase translates to MSVLNTPLHELDPAVAAAVDAELHRQQSTLEMIASENFAPVAVMEAQGSVLTNKYAEGYPGRRYYGGCEHVDVVEQIAIDRIKELFGAEHANVQPHSGAQANAAAMFALLKPGDTIMGLNLAHGGHLTHGMKINFSGKLYDVVAYHVGEDGRVDMAEVERLAKESRPKLIVAGWSAYPRQLDFAEFRRIADEVGAYLMVDMAHFAGLVAAGLHPNPVPHAHVVTTTTHKTLGGPRGGVILSTADLAKKINSAVFPGQQGGPLEHVIAAKAVAFKVAASEDFKERQRRTLDGARILAERLVKDDVRAVGVDVLSGGTDVHLVLVDLRHSELDGQQAEDRLHEVGITVNRNAIPNDPRPPMVTSGLRIGTPALATRGFGTEDFAEVADVIAEALKPTYDAQALKARVKALADKHPLYPGLNK, encoded by the coding sequence ATGTCCGTCCTGAACACACCCCTGCACGAGCTCGACCCCGCGGTCGCCGCCGCGGTCGACGCCGAGCTGCACCGTCAGCAGTCCACGCTCGAGATGATCGCCTCGGAGAACTTCGCGCCGGTCGCGGTCATGGAGGCGCAGGGCTCGGTCCTCACCAACAAGTACGCCGAGGGCTACCCGGGCCGCCGCTACTACGGCGGCTGCGAGCACGTCGACGTGGTCGAGCAGATCGCGATCGACCGCATCAAGGAGCTGTTCGGCGCCGAGCACGCCAACGTCCAGCCGCACTCGGGCGCCCAGGCCAACGCGGCCGCGATGTTCGCGCTGCTCAAGCCGGGCGACACCATCATGGGCCTGAACCTCGCGCACGGCGGGCACCTGACCCACGGCATGAAGATCAACTTCTCCGGCAAGCTCTACGACGTCGTCGCCTACCACGTGGGCGAGGACGGCCGGGTCGACATGGCCGAGGTCGAGCGGCTGGCGAAGGAGTCCCGGCCGAAGCTGATCGTCGCCGGCTGGTCGGCGTACCCGCGGCAGCTGGACTTCGCGGAGTTCCGCCGGATCGCGGACGAGGTCGGCGCGTACCTGATGGTCGACATGGCCCACTTCGCGGGGCTCGTGGCGGCCGGGCTGCACCCGAACCCGGTGCCGCACGCGCACGTGGTCACCACCACGACCCACAAGACCCTCGGCGGCCCGCGCGGCGGTGTGATCCTCTCCACGGCCGACCTGGCCAAGAAGATCAACTCCGCTGTCTTCCCCGGTCAGCAGGGCGGCCCGCTGGAGCACGTGATCGCCGCCAAGGCGGTCGCCTTCAAGGTCGCCGCCTCGGAGGACTTCAAGGAGCGCCAGCGCCGTACGCTGGACGGTGCCCGCATCCTGGCCGAGCGTCTGGTGAAGGACGACGTCCGGGCCGTGGGCGTGGACGTCCTGTCCGGCGGCACGGACGTGCACCTGGTCCTGGTCGACCTGCGCCACTCGGAGCTGGACGGCCAGCAGGCCGAGGACCGCCTCCACGAGGTGGGCATCACCGTCAACCGGAACGCGATCCCGAACGACCCGCGTCCGCCGATGGTGACGTCCGGTCTGCGGATCGGCACACCGGCCCTGGCGACCCGGGGCTTCGGCACCGAGGACTTCGCGGAGGTCGCGGACGTCATCGCCGAGGCGCTGAAGCCGACGTACGACGCGCAGGCCCTCAAGGCCCGGGTGAAGGCCCTGGCCGACAAGCACCCGCTGTACCCGGGTCTGAACAAGTAA
- the gcvH gene encoding glycine cleavage system protein GcvH: MSNPNELRYSKEHEWLSAAEDGVSTVGITEHAANALGDVVFVQLPEVGDSVSAGETCGELESTKSVSDLYSPVSGEVTEVNEDVVNDPSLVNSAPFEGGWLFKVRITDEPADLLSADEYTAFSAG, encoded by the coding sequence ATGAGCAACCCCAATGAGCTGCGCTACAGCAAGGAGCACGAGTGGCTGTCGGCCGCCGAGGACGGCGTCTCGACGGTCGGCATCACGGAGCACGCGGCCAACGCGCTCGGCGATGTCGTGTTCGTCCAGCTTCCCGAGGTCGGTGACTCGGTGTCCGCCGGCGAGACCTGCGGCGAGCTGGAGTCGACCAAGTCGGTGTCCGACCTGTACTCCCCCGTCTCCGGTGAGGTCACCGAGGTCAACGAGGACGTCGTGAACGACCCGTCGCTGGTGAACTCGGCCCCCTTCGAGGGCGGCTGGCTGTTCAAGGTGCGGATCACGGACGAGCCGGCCGACCTGCTCTCCGCCGACGAGTACACCGCGTTCTCCGCGGGCTGA
- the gcvT gene encoding glycine cleavage system aminomethyltransferase GcvT codes for MSSTGELRHTALDALHRSLGATMTDFAGWDMPLRYGSERDEHIAVRTKAGLFDLSHMGEITVTGPQAGALLDFALVGNIGGVKPGRARYTMICRADGGILDDLIVYRLGETEAASSEYMVVANASNAQVVLDALTERAAGFDAEVRDDRDAYALLAVQGPQSPGILKSLTDADLDGLKYYAGLPGTVAGVPALIARTGYTGEDGFELFVKPEHAVELWQALTKAGEGVGLVPCGLSCRDTLRLEAGMPLYGHELSTSLTPFDAGLGRVVKFEKEGDFVGREALREAAARAEQNPPRVLVGLVAEGRRVPRAGYAVVAGGEVVGEVTSGAPSPTLGKPIAMAYVDAAHAAPGSAGVGVDIRGSHEPYEVVALPFYRRQK; via the coding sequence GTGAGCAGTACAGGAGAACTCCGTCACACCGCGCTCGATGCCCTGCATCGTTCGCTCGGCGCGACGATGACCGACTTCGCCGGCTGGGACATGCCCCTGCGCTACGGCTCCGAGCGCGACGAGCACATCGCCGTGCGCACGAAGGCCGGCCTCTTCGACCTCTCCCACATGGGCGAGATCACCGTCACCGGCCCGCAGGCCGGCGCCCTCCTCGACTTCGCCCTGGTGGGCAACATCGGCGGTGTGAAGCCGGGCCGCGCCCGCTACACCATGATCTGCCGGGCCGACGGCGGCATCCTGGACGACCTGATCGTCTACCGCCTCGGCGAGACCGAGGCCGCTTCTTCCGAATACATGGTCGTCGCCAACGCCTCCAACGCCCAGGTCGTCCTGGACGCGCTGACCGAGCGCGCCGCCGGATTCGACGCCGAGGTGCGGGACGACCGGGACGCCTACGCGCTGCTGGCCGTCCAGGGGCCGCAGTCGCCCGGGATCCTGAAGTCCCTGACCGACGCCGACCTCGACGGCCTGAAGTACTACGCCGGGCTGCCCGGCACGGTCGCCGGCGTCCCGGCCCTGATCGCCCGGACCGGTTACACCGGCGAGGACGGCTTCGAGCTGTTCGTGAAGCCCGAGCACGCGGTCGAGTTGTGGCAGGCCCTGACCAAGGCCGGCGAGGGCGTCGGCCTGGTCCCCTGCGGGCTGTCCTGCCGCGACACGCTGCGCCTGGAGGCGGGCATGCCGCTGTACGGGCACGAGCTGTCGACCTCCCTCACGCCCTTCGACGCCGGGCTGGGCCGGGTGGTGAAGTTCGAGAAGGAGGGCGACTTCGTGGGGCGCGAGGCCCTGCGCGAAGCCGCCGCCCGCGCCGAGCAGAACCCGCCGCGCGTGCTGGTCGGGCTCGTCGCCGAGGGCCGCCGGGTGCCGCGCGCCGGGTACGCGGTCGTCGCCGGCGGCGAGGTGGTCGGCGAGGTCACCTCCGGCGCCCCCTCCCCCACTCTCGGCAAGCCGATCGCGATGGCGTACGTCGACGCCGCACACGCCGCGCCCGGCTCGGCCGGCGTGGGCGTGGACATCCGGGGCAGTCACGAGCCGTACGAGGTCGTGGCGCTGCCGTTCTACAGGCGTCAGAAGTAG
- a CDS encoding AAA family ATPase, whose protein sequence is MNRTTAYATTGIALPEQPATPARAVRAPAPVPVVRDLRDRAGRSPHALLFGPRDLVVVTGLPGSGKSTLMRRSVPGRRIDSQDTRDRWARRMPRALPYALYRPLVRLAHYAGLRRALRTGEGVVVHDCGTQAWVRRWLAREARRRGGTLHLLLLDVTPEQALAGQRDRGRGVSRYAFLRHRAASTRLLRAVERGALPSGCGSAVLADRDAANTLQRIGFTG, encoded by the coding sequence GTGAACAGGACCACCGCGTACGCGACGACGGGCATCGCGCTGCCCGAGCAGCCGGCCACTCCGGCCCGGGCGGTCCGCGCCCCGGCGCCGGTGCCGGTCGTCCGTGATCTGCGCGACCGCGCCGGCCGCAGCCCGCACGCGCTGCTCTTCGGCCCCCGCGACCTCGTCGTGGTCACGGGCCTGCCCGGCAGCGGCAAGTCCACGCTGATGCGGCGCAGCGTGCCGGGCCGGCGCATCGACTCCCAGGACACCCGTGACCGCTGGGCCCGCCGCATGCCGCGCGCCCTGCCGTACGCGCTCTACCGCCCGCTCGTCCGCCTCGCCCACTACGCCGGGCTGCGCCGCGCCCTGCGCACCGGCGAGGGCGTCGTCGTGCACGACTGCGGCACCCAGGCCTGGGTCCGCCGCTGGCTCGCCCGCGAGGCCCGCCGCCGGGGCGGCACGCTCCACCTGCTCCTGCTCGACGTCACCCCCGAGCAGGCCCTGGCCGGCCAGCGCGACCGGGGCCGCGGCGTCTCGCGCTACGCGTTCCTGCGCCACCGCGCGGCCAGTACCCGACTCCTGCGCGCGGTCGAACGCGGCGCCCTCCCCTCCGGCTGCGGCTCGGCCGTCCTCGCCGACCGCGACGCGGCGAACACGCTCCAGAGAATCGGCTTCACGGGCTGA
- a CDS encoding enhanced serine sensitivity protein SseB, which translates to MDIPAGFSADFPAQTQTHPHGGWPGNELEEVLSASLGAGPAAGGRIVEVLGRSFVWIPLPSGGGPHSGPLDLPGIEMDGQAFVPVFSSEEQFRQVVGSHMSYTIAPAVEFARGLPPHAGIAVNPGGVVGIPLPPPAVAELCRAGRTPLDGPASGGRVRLFEPDWQEDPVDFLAAASAEFEATGVVASARRCLAAIETADPVMFVGVELSQWEGDLRALPLDALTRAVSAVPAPWPVNLVLLDVAEDPVGAWMRDRVRPFYQR; encoded by the coding sequence ATGGACATCCCGGCGGGCTTCTCCGCGGACTTCCCGGCGCAGACGCAGACCCACCCGCACGGCGGTTGGCCCGGCAACGAGCTGGAGGAGGTGCTCTCGGCCTCCCTCGGCGCCGGACCCGCGGCCGGCGGGCGGATCGTCGAGGTGCTCGGCCGGAGCTTCGTGTGGATTCCGCTGCCCAGCGGCGGCGGCCCGCACAGCGGCCCCCTCGACCTGCCCGGCATCGAGATGGACGGCCAGGCGTTCGTGCCGGTGTTCAGCTCCGAGGAGCAGTTCCGGCAGGTCGTCGGCTCCCACATGTCGTACACCATCGCGCCCGCCGTGGAGTTCGCCCGCGGCCTGCCCCCGCACGCCGGCATCGCCGTCAACCCGGGTGGCGTGGTCGGTATCCCGCTCCCGCCGCCCGCGGTGGCCGAGCTGTGCCGGGCCGGCCGGACCCCGCTGGACGGCCCGGCGAGCGGCGGCCGGGTCCGCCTCTTCGAGCCGGACTGGCAGGAGGACCCGGTGGACTTCCTCGCCGCCGCCTCCGCGGAGTTCGAGGCGACCGGAGTCGTCGCCTCGGCCCGCCGCTGCCTCGCGGCCATCGAAACCGCCGACCCGGTGATGTTCGTCGGCGTCGAACTCTCCCAGTGGGAAGGTGACCTGCGCGCCCTCCCCCTGGACGCCCTCACCCGTGCCGTCAGCGCCGTCCCGGCCCCCTGGCCGGTCAACCTCGTCCTCCTGGACGTGGCCGAGGACCCGGTGGGCGCCTGGATGCGGGACCGGGTCCGGCCCTTCTACCAGCGGTAG
- a CDS encoding enhanced serine sensitivity protein SseB C-terminal domain-containing protein, producing MSASGTAAAGQVEHMLRQVTPGRYDAYEALLRALATPHTGQIWMLLWHGQAGSPDAQYGNMDVDGFGYAPCVTSAQELSASGWNRSYEVVDGVDVARALYPDHYGLWLNPHAPGGGVGIPWLDLRRIATGLDRQPAGPLRLSEPAIEIPQFYALLAQNAHRTPAVRSLRRAWVQPALGAPYLAIGLDVYDTSPPAVDSVRAMMQQSLGAVPDGLPVSTVAMSDEHDPVAMWLRATARPFYDREAHATAPVQAPASGYGYPPAQGRY from the coding sequence GTGAGCGCGAGCGGCACGGCCGCGGCCGGACAGGTCGAGCACATGCTGCGCCAGGTCACGCCCGGGCGTTACGACGCCTACGAGGCTCTCCTGCGCGCGCTCGCGACCCCGCACACCGGCCAGATCTGGATGCTCCTGTGGCACGGCCAGGCCGGCTCCCCGGACGCCCAGTACGGAAACATGGACGTCGACGGCTTTGGCTACGCCCCCTGCGTGACCTCCGCCCAGGAGCTCTCCGCCAGTGGCTGGAACCGCTCCTACGAGGTGGTCGACGGCGTCGACGTCGCCCGTGCGCTCTACCCCGACCACTACGGCCTCTGGCTCAACCCGCACGCCCCCGGCGGCGGCGTCGGCATCCCCTGGCTCGACCTGCGCCGAATCGCCACCGGCCTGGACCGCCAGCCCGCTGGCCCCCTGCGGCTGTCCGAACCCGCCATCGAGATCCCGCAGTTCTACGCCCTGCTCGCGCAGAACGCCCATCGCACCCCGGCGGTCCGCTCGCTGCGCCGCGCCTGGGTGCAGCCCGCGCTCGGGGCGCCGTACCTCGCCATCGGACTGGATGTGTACGACACTTCGCCGCCGGCCGTGGACTCCGTGCGCGCGATGATGCAGCAGTCCCTCGGCGCCGTGCCGGACGGGCTCCCCGTGTCGACCGTCGCCATGTCCGACGAGCACGACCCGGTCGCCATGTGGCTGCGCGCGACGGCGCGACCCTTCTACGACCGCGAGGCCCACGCCACCGCACCCGTCCAGGCCCCGGCCTCCGGCTACGGATACCCGCCGGCCCAAGGCCGGTACTGA